A genomic window from Paenibacillus sp. FSL K6-0276 includes:
- the acnA gene encoding aconitate hydratase AcnA: MPSKDHFSLARTLESGGKSYRYYDLNSLEEQGLGSISSLPFSIKVLLEAAVRQFDGRAITEEHVKQLADWSGDIDRNKEIPFIPARIVLQDFTGVPVVVDLAAMRDTVKKAGGDPKQINPLVPVDLVIDHSVMVDAFGTADALEYNMNVEFERNEERYRFLRWAQTAFNNFRAVPPATGIVHQVNLEYLASVATTKTIDGETVVYPDSLVGTDSHTTMINGLGVVGWGVGGIEAEAGMLGQPLYFVTPDVVGFKLTGSLIEGATATDLALTVTQMLRKKGVVGKFVEFYGPGLANISLADRATVANMAPEYGATIGFFPVDEETLAYLRSTGRPDDLVELVESYYKAQGMFRTSNTPDPEFSDVIELDLASVVPSLAGPKRPQDRIELTHMKENFESIIRTPVDKGGYGLSDEKIAQEVDVQHKNGTTSKLSTGAVVIAAITSCTNTSNPSVMLGAGLLAKKAVERGLTKPAYVKSSLTPGSLVVTEYLEKADLLKPLEALGFYLAGYGCATCIGNSGPLPEEVSQAITDNDITVAAVISGNRNFEGRVHAQVKANYLASPPLVVAYALAGTVNIDLQNEPLGFDPQGEPVFLKDIWPTTAEIREAIGLSLSPEMFRRKYENVFTANERWNSIPVPQGELYEWDDNSTYIQNPPFFEHLADGLGDIKDIKDARVLALLADSVTTDHISPAGNISTSGPAGEYLRDHGVERADFNSYGSRRGNHEVMMRGTFANIRIRNAVAPGTEGGVTTFLPSDEVMSIYDASMLYQDAGQNLVVIAGKEYGTGSSRDWAAKGTLLLGVKAVIAESFERIHRSNLVGMGVLPLQFQEGQGWSSIGLTGRETFNITGLDNEVLPGQELTVTATREDGTQFDFPVTARLDSTVDIDYYRNGGILQTVLRQMLADATDSSAVSVE; the protein is encoded by the coding sequence ATGCCAAGCAAGGATCATTTCTCGTTGGCCCGCACCCTGGAATCAGGTGGCAAATCTTATCGCTATTATGATCTTAATTCCCTTGAGGAACAAGGATTGGGCTCTATTTCATCCCTGCCTTTTTCGATCAAAGTATTACTTGAGGCGGCTGTTCGTCAGTTTGACGGACGGGCGATTACAGAAGAACATGTGAAACAATTGGCTGACTGGTCAGGCGACATTGATCGCAATAAAGAAATTCCGTTTATCCCTGCTCGTATCGTACTTCAGGACTTTACTGGTGTTCCGGTAGTCGTAGATCTGGCAGCTATGCGTGATACTGTAAAGAAAGCTGGCGGAGATCCTAAACAGATCAACCCGCTCGTTCCGGTTGACCTTGTTATTGACCACTCTGTTATGGTCGATGCTTTCGGCACTGCAGACGCTTTGGAATACAATATGAACGTGGAGTTTGAGCGCAACGAAGAACGTTACCGTTTCCTTCGCTGGGCACAGACAGCTTTCAATAACTTCCGTGCGGTTCCTCCAGCTACTGGTATCGTGCATCAGGTAAATCTAGAGTATTTAGCTTCCGTAGCCACTACTAAAACTATCGATGGCGAAACTGTCGTTTATCCAGATTCCCTAGTTGGAACTGACTCCCACACTACGATGATCAATGGACTTGGTGTCGTTGGTTGGGGTGTAGGTGGTATTGAAGCTGAAGCAGGTATGCTCGGACAACCGCTCTATTTTGTAACTCCTGATGTTGTAGGATTCAAGCTTACAGGCAGTCTTATCGAGGGTGCTACGGCAACCGATCTTGCACTAACAGTGACTCAAATGTTACGTAAAAAGGGCGTAGTCGGTAAATTCGTCGAATTCTACGGTCCTGGTCTTGCTAACATCAGTCTGGCTGACCGGGCAACAGTTGCCAACATGGCGCCAGAATACGGAGCAACTATCGGTTTCTTCCCTGTAGATGAAGAGACACTTGCTTATCTACGCAGCACAGGTCGTCCAGATGATCTGGTAGAGCTCGTTGAATCTTATTACAAAGCACAAGGCATGTTCCGCACTTCGAATACGCCAGACCCTGAGTTCAGCGATGTCATTGAGCTTGACTTGGCTTCTGTCGTTCCAAGCTTAGCTGGACCAAAACGTCCGCAAGACCGGATCGAACTTACGCATATGAAAGAAAATTTCGAAAGCATTATCCGCACACCTGTAGACAAAGGCGGCTATGGTCTCAGCGATGAGAAGATCGCCCAAGAGGTTGATGTGCAGCATAAGAATGGCACCACAAGCAAGCTCAGCACAGGTGCAGTCGTTATCGCAGCTATTACGAGCTGTACGAATACTTCTAACCCTAGCGTTATGCTTGGAGCAGGTCTACTGGCTAAAAAGGCCGTAGAACGCGGTCTGACCAAACCTGCTTATGTTAAGAGCAGCTTAACTCCTGGATCTTTGGTAGTTACTGAATATCTGGAAAAAGCAGACTTGCTGAAGCCACTCGAAGCTCTGGGCTTCTACTTGGCTGGCTATGGCTGCGCTACCTGTATCGGCAACTCCGGTCCTCTACCTGAAGAAGTTAGTCAAGCCATTACTGACAATGACATAACTGTAGCCGCAGTAATTTCCGGTAACCGTAACTTCGAGGGTCGCGTACATGCTCAGGTTAAAGCAAACTACCTAGCTTCCCCGCCGCTCGTAGTCGCTTACGCACTGGCTGGTACCGTAAATATTGACTTGCAGAACGAACCGCTTGGATTTGATCCACAAGGTGAGCCAGTATTCCTGAAGGATATTTGGCCAACTACTGCTGAAATTCGTGAAGCAATCGGTCTCTCCCTTAGTCCGGAGATGTTCCGTCGTAAATACGAGAATGTATTCACTGCTAATGAACGTTGGAATTCTATCCCTGTTCCACAAGGCGAGCTGTATGAGTGGGATGACAACTCCACGTATATCCAGAATCCGCCATTCTTCGAACATCTGGCAGACGGTCTGGGAGACATCAAGGATATCAAGGATGCACGCGTTCTGGCGTTGCTTGCTGATTCCGTAACGACCGACCATATCTCACCTGCAGGTAATATCTCTACCTCTGGTCCTGCCGGCGAATATTTACGCGATCATGGTGTAGAACGTGCAGATTTCAACTCCTACGGCTCACGCCGCGGAAATCATGAAGTCATGATGCGTGGTACATTCGCTAATATTCGGATTCGTAATGCAGTAGCTCCAGGTACAGAAGGCGGAGTTACAACCTTCCTGCCAAGTGATGAAGTCATGTCCATCTATGACGCTTCCATGCTGTATCAGGACGCTGGACAGAATCTCGTCGTTATCGCCGGTAAAGAATACGGCACAGGAAGCTCGCGTGACTGGGCGGCCAAGGGTACGCTTCTGCTTGGTGTCAAAGCCGTTATCGCTGAGAGCTTTGAGCGGATTCACCGCAGCAATCTAGTCGGTATGGGCGTGCTTCCACTGCAATTCCAAGAAGGCCAAGGCTGGAGCAGCATCGGGCTGACTGGACGTGAGACCTTCAATATTACTGGACTTGATAACGAGGTGCTACCAGGACAAGAGCTCACTGTCACCGCAACTCGCGAAGACGGTACTCAGTTCGATTTCCCTGTCACAGCACGGCTCGACAGCACAGTTGATATTGATTACTATCGTAATGGTGGTATTCTACAAACTGTGCTTCGTCAAATGCTGGCGGATGCAACAGATTCTTCGGCTGTGTCGGTAGAATAG
- a CDS encoding D-alanine--D-alanine ligase, with the protein MGNAKLTVGLVYGGKSGEHEVSLQTAFAVMNSFDYDKYEIIPFYISKQGLWKVGETLSAPYSEVEQLKLSDATEDMGTALNVVFSGLSGAEKSVDVMFPLLHGTYGEDGTIQGLFEMANIPYIGAGVLASSAGMDKVVMKKLFADAGLDQCEYCYFNISAWKRKSHELIVGVEDKLGYPVFVKPANLGSSVGISKASDKESLVKAIDFAFRYDTKVIIEEFVDAREVEVGVLGNDEPEASVPGEIVSSGEYYDYAAKYTDGKSQMMIPAPVDSEIADRLRESAITAFRAIEGSGITRADFFLRRSDGKILINEVNTMPGFTPYSMYPLLWRETGVSYRALLDRMIELALERYNFKQGLKYDNE; encoded by the coding sequence ATGGGGAACGCAAAACTAACCGTAGGACTGGTGTACGGGGGCAAATCCGGAGAACATGAGGTATCGCTACAGACGGCTTTTGCCGTGATGAACTCATTTGATTACGATAAATATGAGATTATCCCTTTTTACATTTCAAAACAGGGTTTGTGGAAAGTCGGAGAGACGTTATCGGCACCTTACAGTGAGGTGGAGCAGCTCAAGCTTTCAGATGCAACGGAAGATATGGGCACAGCCTTGAATGTAGTATTTAGTGGACTATCCGGTGCGGAAAAATCTGTTGACGTCATGTTCCCGCTACTGCACGGCACCTATGGTGAGGACGGAACGATTCAAGGGTTGTTTGAAATGGCTAATATCCCTTACATTGGTGCTGGAGTTCTTGCCTCTTCGGCAGGTATGGATAAGGTTGTCATGAAGAAGCTGTTTGCTGATGCCGGTCTGGATCAGTGTGAATATTGTTATTTTAACATCAGCGCTTGGAAAAGAAAAAGTCATGAGTTGATTGTGGGTGTAGAGGATAAACTGGGGTATCCAGTATTCGTAAAGCCTGCTAATCTGGGCTCAAGTGTAGGTATTTCTAAGGCTTCTGATAAGGAAAGTCTTGTAAAAGCTATAGATTTTGCCTTCCGTTATGACACTAAAGTCATTATTGAGGAATTCGTGGATGCTCGTGAGGTAGAGGTCGGTGTGCTCGGAAATGATGAGCCAGAGGCCTCTGTTCCGGGTGAAATCGTTTCTTCTGGAGAATATTATGACTACGCAGCTAAATATACGGACGGCAAATCGCAAATGATGATTCCTGCGCCAGTAGATTCTGAAATTGCTGATCGTCTGCGGGAGTCCGCGATAACCGCTTTTAGAGCAATTGAGGGTAGCGGGATTACCCGGGCAGACTTCTTCCTGCGGAGATCGGATGGTAAAATTCTAATTAACGAAGTGAATACGATGCCTGGCTTCACTCCTTACAGCATGTATCCGCTATTGTGGCGTGAGACAGGTGTATCCTATAGAGCTCTGTTAGACCGTATGATTGAGTTAGCCTTAGAGCGCTATAATTTCAAACAAGGTCTTAAGTATGACAACGAGTAA
- a CDS encoding amidase domain-containing protein, whose protein sequence is MMEQQWKQSLYVYVDQVNKARVEPKSSSQTVSVSVKDPRFLVEQGERSRRIAEWYNARGITPLRGETGVKTLRTVRQTPTEVVAEVTLHSALYYEKGGVNHREDRVELERLTFVRDGGGWEIAAIERSIPERNTVHRAEVELSGRLSKWGEALPAPLPSQPLLNRNILGEIDGSREVRYNREEAVAYADRWWKDGNPEFETFEVDCTNYVSQCLFAGGAPINYTGKRETGWWYKGYQGKQEWWSYSWAVSDSLQRYLSVSRSSGLRAEVMERPEQLMLGDIIQYDWDGNGQYQHSTIVTAFDAGGMPLVNARTVSSRHRFWDYRDSYAWTDQTKYRFFHINDYL, encoded by the coding sequence ATAATGGAACAACAGTGGAAGCAAAGTCTATATGTTTATGTAGATCAAGTGAATAAGGCCAGGGTAGAACCTAAGTCCTCATCGCAAACAGTTTCCGTATCCGTTAAAGATCCACGCTTTCTGGTGGAGCAAGGGGAACGTTCACGCCGTATTGCTGAATGGTATAACGCTCGTGGGATAACTCCGCTGCGAGGGGAAACAGGTGTAAAGACTTTACGGACCGTCCGGCAGACTCCGACTGAGGTGGTAGCAGAGGTTACGCTGCATAGTGCACTCTATTATGAAAAAGGAGGCGTTAACCACCGCGAGGATAGGGTTGAGCTGGAGCGGTTGACCTTTGTGCGGGACGGAGGGGGCTGGGAAATCGCTGCAATAGAAAGAAGCATTCCAGAAAGAAATACGGTTCATAGAGCTGAGGTGGAGTTATCTGGCAGGTTGTCCAAATGGGGGGAAGCTTTGCCTGCTCCGCTGCCATCACAGCCCCTTCTAAACCGGAATATTCTTGGGGAGATTGATGGCTCCAGAGAGGTTCGCTACAACCGTGAAGAAGCGGTGGCTTATGCTGATCGTTGGTGGAAAGACGGTAATCCGGAGTTCGAAACGTTTGAGGTAGATTGTACGAATTATGTCTCCCAGTGCCTCTTTGCAGGGGGAGCGCCTATCAACTATACTGGTAAAAGAGAAACGGGCTGGTGGTACAAAGGCTACCAAGGAAAACAAGAATGGTGGAGCTATAGCTGGGCTGTATCAGACAGTCTGCAGCGCTATTTGAGTGTTAGCCGGAGCAGTGGCTTGCGTGCGGAAGTCATGGAGCGGCCGGAGCAATTGATGCTGGGCGATATCATTCAATATGATTGGGATGGTAACGGGCAATATCAGCACAGCACGATCGTCACAGCCTTTGATGCTGGTGGCATGCCGCTTGTGAATGCACGTACAGTTAGCAGTCGTCATCGCTTCTGGGACTATCGTGATTCCTACGCATGGACGGATCAAACGAAATACCGTTTTTTTCATATTAACGACTATTTATAA